ACCCCAATAAAGCGAGTTCCCCCCATCATTAAAATTCGCATTATCTACCTCTTAAACAACTTAATAATTTGTGTCGTATTTTTTACTAACTTTCAACTTATCAGCTATTTGTGTTCACTTATGAGGATTTCAATAAAAGACTTTTGAGACTGGGGAAAAAAATTAAAAATTGCTTGATGAGCAATTTTGGTTAAATATAATAACTGAATCTAACCACCTGCTCGCGTAAACGCGATCGCTTTTTTAAACATCTTAAGTTAAATGTATAGGTACTTTGGTAATTTATTCTCAAGCTTTTAGACTTAAAACTGCTGTATCTTACAGGTAAACAAATTAAGATCTCGATTATGAGTAACCCACCTTTAAAGCCAGAACAAGTATTGGAACAACTTCACTGGCGTTATGCAACCAAAAAATTTGACCCAAGTAAAAAAATTCCTGAAGCCATTTGGAAAAGTTTAGAACAAAGTTTAGTATTATCTCCTTCTTCATTTGGCTTACAGCCTTGGCAATTTTTTGTAGTTCGCAATCCTGAAATACGTCAAAAGTTGCTAGAACCTGGCTGGGGACAAAAAAAAATAGTTGAAGCTTCCCATTTAGTTGTCTTCGCTATCAAAAAAGATATTGACAATGATTATGTCGATCATTACATTGAAAGAATGGCAGAAGTACAGCAAGTTAGCTCAGACAATCTTCAGGGATTTGCCAACATGGTCAAAGGCTATCTTCAAGATCCACCTTTTCCTTTAGAGGTTAATAAGTGGGCAGCCAAACAAGCATATATTGCCTTGGGCTTTTTTATGAATTGTGCTGCCATGATGGAGGTTGATACTGCACCGATGGAAGGTTTTATTCCTGGTAAATACGATGAAATCTTAGATTTAAACAGCAAAGGATATAGTGCAGTTGTTTTATGTGCTGCGGGATATCGCGCTGAAGATGACAAACATTCTAGCGATCCTAAAGTTCGCTTTCCTACCAATGATGTAGTTCAGTACGTGGATTAACTGACGCTACATTGGAAGATCTTTTTTTTAGCAATTAAATTACCAGTTGCTTTTTTTGTGTCTAGGTTTATTTTCCAAATGCCAGTTGACTATACTTAATATATATCGGTGCGACCTGCAAAGGCGCATCCTAGAGTGAGTCCCTAAGAAAGACTCCAGCTTAATAGTCAAAGCTGTACCCGCCCGAAGGAGCATTTCTGGTAACGGAAATGTTTCAAAGCTAGAGGGTTAATTGTCCCGACTAATTCCAAAACATCTGGATAGGAAAGGGCTAGGGTAAGACACATAAGATTAACAAAGCGTGAATCTGTGATGAGGCTTCTAAACTATAAGACTACACCAAATAAACGATGTTTAGGTGTAGAGAGATTAAGGCTATCCCTCTCTCTTAGGGATGGCTTGTTATTAGTTACCGATATAACAAATAACTAGACTATCAACAATCTCGAAACAACAGGAGTATAGCAGGAATCTAAGTGTGTCGCATCTCAAAGATGTGCAACAGGGAAACCCCTAATAAGTCTCATTTCAATGAGTAAGTTAACCGCAAGGAAAACCTAATTCTTATTAGGGACAGGAAAGTTTAAAAAGCGAATGTCGTCATATCGAAAGATAACAGAAATAAATAACTGGACGAATAGGGCAATACCCAATCTGAAAAGATGCTGACGTAGACAGGTGATATCTGCTGAATATCATGCAATCAATATTTTGAACTCGAAAGGAAAAGTTAGATGCAAAATAATGCAAACGTAACTTCGAGAATATCAAATTGGCACTATATCAATTGGTATAAAGTCAATTTAAATATTAGAAATCTTAGAAGACGTATATTCAAAGCAACTCAAGAAAATAACTGGAGGAAAGTCAGAAATCTCCAAAAGTTAATGTTCCGAAGTTGGTCAAACATTGTCCATTCCATCAGGAAGACAACACAAATCAATCAAGGAAAAAAGACGGCTGGAGTTGACAAGATTGTGGTAAATACTCCGCAACAAAGGTTAGCCATGTCTTACGACTTGGTATTCGACCGCCGTTGCAGACCCAAGCCAGTTAAAAGAGTAAACATTCCTAAAAAGAATGGCAAATTAAGACCATTAGGCATACCAACAATTAGGGATAGAGCAATACAAGCAATTGTTAAAAATGCTCTAGAACCATGTTGGGAAGCTCAATTTGAAGGAATTAGCTACGGTTTTCGACCTGGCAGAAGCACCCACGACGCTATAGGAAAAATATATCTTATAGCACGTCCTAACAAGACAAAAAAGTGGATTGTAGATGCCGATATAAAAGGATGTTTCGACAAGATAAGCCACATTAAACTATTAGAAATCATTGGGAATTTTCCCTATCGAAATCATGTAGAAAAATGGCTTAAAGCTGGGTATGTAGAAAAGAACACTTTTCATCCCCAGATTGCTGGAACTCCCCAAGGCGGAATAATAAGCCCTCTCTTAGCCAATATTGCCTTACACGGCATGGAAAAAGCATTAGGTGTCAAATAATATGACAGCCGAGGAACTTTAACCAGAAGCAAAAGAGCAATGGTAAATATATCACAAAATTTGCCTGGGTAAAAATCAAAAGACATTCAATAGTTCCAAAAAAATCATCTCCCGATGATCCTTCTTTAAAAGAATATTGGAAAAAGAGAAGTCAAAAGATTAATAAATCCGAGGCAGAAAAGCTAAACAAAAGACAAGAGTACATAGCACATAAACAAAAATATAAATGTTCTGTATGTGGTCAATCATTATTTAATGATGAAGCACTACATCTTCACCATATTATTCCAAGAAGTAAAGGTGGTAAAGACAACATTAATAATTTAGTTTTATTGCATTTATTCTGTGATCACAAAACTCACCATCAAAAATGAGTGATATTGCTTGAGCCGAATGCTTGGAAATCTTGCACGTTCGGTTCTTAGGGGGGAAAGGGGCAGCAATGCCCCTGACCTACCCGACACAAAACAAAATAAAACTTAAGTCAAACTGCTATTATTGCCATCTACATTCATGCAATCAACTCCTAACCTAGACCAACTTATCCCTGAACCTTTAACCAAGTTAGCCTATCAAGGCTTCCAAGAAAGCAAAAAAGTATTTGGCTTTGTTCATAAGCTTGTAAGCGATCGCCTAACTAATACAGTTATTCCCGAACAAAAAAGTAAAAGCCAGCCTCTTTCTCCTGAAGTATTTGAAAAACTTCAGGTAAAACTAAAAAAACTCGAAGAACAAGATTGGCAAGATGCTCAAGCAGGAGTTTATCCTCGTAGCTTACTATTTGATAATCCTTGGTCTGACTTTTTCCGCTATTATCCCGAAGTATGGCTAGATATGTTCAAAATTTGGGAACGCTTAGGGTTGAAAGATTTCCAAAGATTTGATGCCTCTATCGATAAAGCTGGCTATCCTGACTACTATTTACAAAACTTTCATTATCAGACAGATGGTTATCTAAGCGATATGTCTGCCAATCTCTATGACTTACAGGTAGAGATTTTATTTAATGGTGCTGCTGATGCTATGCGTCGTCGTATCCTCGCGCCCTTAAAAGCAGGACTACAGGCTTTTTCTACTGTACCAGCTCAACAGCTAAAGGTATTAGATGTGGCTTGTGGTACGGGGCGTACATTACGTATGATTCGTGGTGCTTTACCTAAAGCATCTTTGTTTGGGACAGATTTATCTCCCGCATATTTGCGTAAAGCCAATCAGCTACTTTCTGAAATTTCAGGTGAGTTACCCCAACTGCTTCAGGCTAATAGCGAAGAATTGCCTTATTTAGATAACTATTTTCATGGTTTGACTTCTGTATTTCTGTTTCATGAACTTCCAGCAGCAGCCAGACAGCAGGTAATTAATGAAGCGTTTCGTGTCTTACAGCCAGGAGGCGTATTCGTCATTTGTGATTCCATGCAGGCGATCGATTCTCCAGATTTTCAACCCATGATGAATAATTTCCCTGCTATATTTCACGAACCCTATTACCGACACTATACAACTGATAATCTTGAAGAGCGTTTGACAACGGCAGGATTTACCAACATCAAGGTAGAAAATCACTTTGTCAGTAAATATTGGACTGCATACAAACCAGCGTAATAAATTTAGAGTTTTGCTTTTTAAACGTAAATAAATTAATTGCAGTTATGCTTTTTTACAAAGAAGTGTAGCTGCAATTGCCTTTTTAGCAGAAAGATAAACTAAAATTGGAAAACAAAAATACAACAGGCGAGTAACTAAAACAGTGAACGATCGCTATAATAAATTACTGCAATACAATATATCTGGTCTTGGTTGCTGGGGTAGCCTAATCTTAATCGCAGTTGTCTGGGCTAGTCTTGGCTTCAAATGGATAGTCAGCAGCTTTTTGATTGTAACTGCCCTCTTATTTATCCTTCCAGTCATAGCTGTTTGGGGATTTCAGTGGTGGCTAAAACGCAAATTAACCCAGGCTCAATGTCCAGTATGTAACTATGAGTTTACTGGATTTAAAAATACTGAGTTTAACTGTCCTAACTGTGGCGAAGCGTTACAAGTAGAAGGAGATAGCTTTAGCCGCATGACCCTTCCAGGGACGATAGATGTTGATGCAGTAGAAGTGCCATCGGCTAATGTTCTCGAAGAAGGTAATTAAGCAGATCGAGAATTAGTTATCCGTAGAAATATCTAGGGTAAACTGATGTTGACCACCAAGGCGATCGCCAATATATACTTGATAGCTACCTGATTCCCATACTCCAGAAATTTCAGGCTTTAATCCTGATGTCTCATCACCTAAAACACAAAAGCGATCGCCTGCATTAGGTCCTAACACTAACAAAGTTGGCTGCCCCCCATTTGCCTGAACCGTCAATCTCATGTAGTCCGTTCTTTGCTCTAGGTTCATTTTATAATTGGGAGTATTACTAATAAAGCCACAGCCTTGACTATCATTAGAACCACCAGATTCACCTGTAATAACTTGATTTATTTGAGTTGTTTTAAGTTGCTTTAAGTTGTTCTCTGCCATGATAGTCTTGCTATTACCTAGTACTACAGCAATAGTCAATACTAAAATATTGATAACATTGGATTTGAATAAATTAATCATTTCTAATGCAGAAAAATAAATTATTTCTATAATCACCAGATAATCAAACTTGATTTTTTCTAGTGAACTTTTAATTAGTTTTAAATTTAAGAATACGTATAGTTAAATTCTATTAGATATAAAGACGTAATTATACTGCTATTGTTCCACTTCAATGATAGGCATATTTCAGTATTTTCCACTAATATCTGCAATTTTAATTAGAAAGAATAACTTTAGTCACTATTTTAAAATTTTTATCGATATATAATAGCAGTTTTATTCTGGTTATATCTCTTATTAAAAGATAGAATCAAATAGACTACCTTTTTGTTTGATTTAAGGCGTTTTGAATAAGACTTTTTTTTAGACAATCAATATGTTTACCCCAAATGAGTTGATTTTTGATTAAGTGATTTAAATCAATTCAACCTCAAAATATAAAGGTTATATTAATAAACAATAGTCAGCGATTATGGCTATTCATACTTTTTGACAGCACTTATAATTTTTATGCGAAGTGTTACAAAATTAATATAAGTCAGTTACAAATAACTTTAAATAGCAAACGCAATTTTAAGTTAGTAAACTAAATTAAATAGTCAAAAAAAATAATCTTGAAAAATTGGCTAGACATTTACTGTGAACTCCCATTTGCAATAAATATAATGATAGAGGCTAAATATTTGACAAAAACTAATAATTTAGTTGCTTTTTAATATTTTTATATTAATTAACCCTAACTTTACTAAAACTTTAAGATACCCACCTGTCTAATCGCCTATAAATTTTTTATAACAGTAAATACTAAGAGATTATTTTAGACAAATACGCAGCGTTAAAATTACCTTTAAGGAAAACACTATGACTAACTTGCAAAAAAATAATGGTTCTTATCCTAGCCAGCGAGAAGGACTTGATATTAATGTAGGAGAATATTTTCTCAAGCTCAAACGCCGTTGGCTTCCAGCCTTAGCCGTTTTTGTTTTTACTGTTGGTACC
This DNA window, taken from Pleurocapsa sp. FMAR1, encodes the following:
- a CDS encoding NAD(P)H-dependent oxidoreductase; this encodes MSNPPLKPEQVLEQLHWRYATKKFDPSKKIPEAIWKSLEQSLVLSPSSFGLQPWQFFVVRNPEIRQKLLEPGWGQKKIVEASHLVVFAIKKDIDNDYVDHYIERMAEVQQVSSDNLQGFANMVKGYLQDPPFPLEVNKWAAKQAYIALGFFMNCAAMMEVDTAPMEGFIPGKYDEILDLNSKGYSAVVLCAAGYRAEDDKHSSDPKVRFPTNDVVQYVD
- a CDS encoding reverse transcriptase domain-containing protein; the protein is MQNNANVTSRISNWHYINWYKVNLNIRNLRRRIFKATQENNWRKVRNLQKLMFRSWSNIVHSIRKTTQINQGKKTAGVDKIVVNTPQQRLAMSYDLVFDRRCRPKPVKRVNIPKKNGKLRPLGIPTIRDRAIQAIVKNALEPCWEAQFEGISYGFRPGRSTHDAIGKIYLIARPNKTKKWIVDADIKGCFDKISHIKLLEIIGNFPYRNHVEKWLKAGYVEKNTFHPQIAGTPQGGIISPLLANIALHGMEKALGVK
- a CDS encoding HNH endonuclease, translated to MAHKQKYKCSVCGQSLFNDEALHLHHIIPRSKGGKDNINNLVLLHLFCDHKTHHQK
- a CDS encoding class I SAM-dependent methyltransferase, which codes for MQSTPNLDQLIPEPLTKLAYQGFQESKKVFGFVHKLVSDRLTNTVIPEQKSKSQPLSPEVFEKLQVKLKKLEEQDWQDAQAGVYPRSLLFDNPWSDFFRYYPEVWLDMFKIWERLGLKDFQRFDASIDKAGYPDYYLQNFHYQTDGYLSDMSANLYDLQVEILFNGAADAMRRRILAPLKAGLQAFSTVPAQQLKVLDVACGTGRTLRMIRGALPKASLFGTDLSPAYLRKANQLLSEISGELPQLLQANSEELPYLDNYFHGLTSVFLFHELPAAARQQVINEAFRVLQPGGVFVICDSMQAIDSPDFQPMMNNFPAIFHEPYYRHYTTDNLEERLTTAGFTNIKVENHFVSKYWTAYKPA